The following are from one region of the Oncorhynchus kisutch isolate 150728-3 unplaced genomic scaffold, Okis_V2 Okis03b-Okis08b_hom, whole genome shotgun sequence genome:
- the hypk gene encoding huntingtin-interacting protein K: MAAEGDVDLDLEAEENCTGKPAEKPRKHDSGAADLERVTDYAEEKEISSSDLETAMSVIGDRRSREQKAKQDREKELAKVTIKKEDVELIMGEMEISRGVAERSLREHMGNVVEALIDLSN, from the exons ATGGCGGCAGAGGGAGATGTGGATTTGGACCTGGAAGCTGAGGAGAACTGCACTGGAAAACCAGCAGAAAAGCCTCGGAAACATGATAGTGGGGCTGCCGATTTGGAGAGAGTCACCGATTATGCCGAGGAGAAGGAAATATCGAGCTCCGATCTTGAAACG GCTATGTCAGTGATTGGAGACAGGAGATCAAGAGAACAGAAAGCTAAACAAGATAG GGAAAAGGAACTGGCTAAAGTCACTATCAAGAAAGAGGATGTAGAACTCATT ATGGGTGAGATGGAGATCTCCCGGGGAGTGGCCGAGCGCAGTCTGAGAGAACACATGGGCAATGTGGTAGAGGCTCTGATTGACCTGTCAAACTGA
- the mfap1 gene encoding microfibrillar-associated protein 1, which yields MSGRDALNMKQPPIQSTAGAVPIRNEKGEISMEKVKVKRYVSGKRPDYAPMDSSDEEEEDFQFIKKAKDAEPEMEMEEEVVSDPRLKRLLNRVSEDAEERLARHRQIAEPEVVAESSEDSDEGTWHPERAPEESSDEEEEEEEEVDDEEIERRRAMMRQRAQERKNEDMPEIMEVEEEGNSGAEKEESESEYEEYTDSEDEAEPRLKPVFIRKKDRVTVAEREADELKQRELEAEAKKQVEERRRYTLKIVEEEAKKEFEENRRTLAALDSLDTDGENEEEEYEAWKVRELKRIKRDREAREAMEKEKSEIERFHSLTEEERRAELRNNGKQITNKASKGKYKFLQKYYHRGAFFMDEEENVFKRDFSAPTLEDHFNKTILPKVMQVKNFGRSGRTKYTHLVDQDTTSFDSAWAQESAQNSKFFKQKAAGVRDVFDRPTVQKRKT from the exons ATGTCTGGACGGGACGCCCTCAACATGAAGCAACCGCCGATCCAGTCCACGGCTGGTGCTGTGCCGATTCGAAATGAGAAAG GTGAGATTTCGATGGAGAAGGTGAAGGTGAAGCGATATGTGTCGGGTAAACGTCCCGACTATGCTCCCATGgactcctctgacgaggaggaggaggacttcCAGTTTATAAAAAAGGCTAAGGATGCCGAGCCTGAGATGGAAatggaggaagaggtggtgtCTGACCCGCGTCTCAAGCGTCTGCTAAACCGCGTCTCTGAGGATGCCGAGGAGAG gttggcAAGACACAGACAGATCGCAGAGCCGGAGGTGGTTGCAGAGAGCAGTGAAGACTCCGACGAGGGAACCTGGCACCCAGAGAGAGCACCCGAAGAGAGCAGtgacgaagaggaggaggaagaggaagaagtggATGATGAG gaAATCGAGAGGCGGCGAGCGATGATGCGCCAGCGAGCACAGGAGCGGAAGAACGAGGACATGCCGGAGAtcatggaggtggaggaagaagGGAATTCGGGCGCGGAGAAGGAGGAGTCGGAGTCAGAGTACGAGGAGTACAcggacagtgaagatgaggccgaGCCGCGGTTAAAACCAGTCTTCATCCGCAA GAAGGACCGAGTAACAGTGGCGGAGCGCGAGGCGGACGAGCTCAAACAGCGGGAGCTGGAGGCGGAGGCCAAGAAGCAGGTGGAGGAGCGGCGGCGCTACACCCTGAAGATCGTGGAGGAGGAGGCCAAGAAGGAGTTTGAGGAGAACCGCCGCACTCTGGCTGCTCTCGACTCCCTGGACACGGACGgggagaatgaggaggaggagtatGAGGCGTGGAAGGTCCGGGAGCTCAAGCGCATCAAGAGGGACCGGGAGGCCCGTGAAGC aatggagaaagagaagTCTGAGATTGAGAGGTTCCACAGCCTCACCGAGGAGGAGCGCAGGGCCGAGCTGCGGAATAATGGCAAACAGATCACAAACAAGGCCTCTAAGGGCAAATATAAGTTCCTCCAGAAGTACTACCACAGAGGAGCCTTCTTCATG GACGAAGAGGAGAATGTGTTCAAGAGAGACTTCAGTGCCCCCACTCTGGAGGACCACTTCAACAAAACCATCCTCCCCAAAGTCATGCAG GTCAAGAACTTTGGTCGCTCCGGACGCACTAAGTACACCCACCTGGTGGATCAGGACACCACATCGTTTGACTCAGCCTGGGCTCAGGAGAGCGCTCAGAACAGCAAGTTCTTTAAGCAGAAGGCTGCAGGAGTGAGAGATGTGTTTGACCGACCAACAGTGCAAAAGAGGAAGACCTGA
- the LOC109880834 gene encoding guanosine-3',5'-bis(diphosphate) 3'-pyrophosphohydrolase MESH1-like isoform X2, with protein sequence MSSDSVILLETVNFAAEKHRNQRRKDAEQTPYITHPIGVARILSHEGGITDIEVLQAALLHDTVEDTDTSIGELQIVFGQTVARLVQEVTDDKALSKEETKRWSAERVQEYFVWAAQVVRGLRGTNLALERHLEELFKQRGVEL encoded by the exons ATGAGTTCAGATTCTGTCATTTTGTTGGAGACGGTTAACTTCGCTGCTGAAAAGCACCGCAATCAACGACGTAAAGATGCTGAACAAACACCATATATCACCCACCCAATAG GAGTGGCAAGGATCCTAAGCCATGAAGGTGGGATCACAGACATTGAAGTTTTGCAA GCAGCTTTGCTCCATGACACAGTGGAGGACACTGACACCAGCATAGGAGAACTACAGATCGTCTTTGGGCAAACAGTGGCGCGGCTCGTCCAAGAAGTGACAGACGACAAAGCACTGTCCAAGGAGGAGACAAAGC GTTGGTCGGCAGAGCGTGTTCAGGAGTACTTTGTGTGGGCAGCCCAGGTAGTGAGAGGACTGAGGGGGACCAACCTAGCACTGGAGAGACACCTAGAGGAGCTCTTCAAGCAGAGGGGGGTTGAGCTTTGA
- the LOC109880834 gene encoding guanosine-3',5'-bis(diphosphate) 3'-pyrophosphohydrolase MESH1-like isoform X1, giving the protein MSSDSVILLETVNFAAEKHRNQRRKDAEQTPYITHPIGVARILSHEGGITDIEVLQAALLHDTVEDTDTSIGELQIVFGQTVARLVQEVTDDKALSKEETKRKQVEYAPHASHQAKLVKLADKLYNLRDINRSTPTGWSAERVQEYFVWAAQVVRGLRGTNLALERHLEELFKQRGVEL; this is encoded by the exons ATGAGTTCAGATTCTGTCATTTTGTTGGAGACGGTTAACTTCGCTGCTGAAAAGCACCGCAATCAACGACGTAAAGATGCTGAACAAACACCATATATCACCCACCCAATAG GAGTGGCAAGGATCCTAAGCCATGAAGGTGGGATCACAGACATTGAAGTTTTGCAA GCAGCTTTGCTCCATGACACAGTGGAGGACACTGACACCAGCATAGGAGAACTACAGATCGTCTTTGGGCAAACAGTGGCGCGGCTCGTCCAAGAAGTGACAGACGACAAAGCACTGTCCAAGGAGGAGACAAAGCGTAAGCAGGTGGAGTATGCACCTCATGCCAGCCACCAGGCCAAACTGGTCAAACTGGCTGACAAACTATACAACCTGAGGGACATCAACCGCAGCACGCCAACAG GTTGGTCGGCAGAGCGTGTTCAGGAGTACTTTGTGTGGGCAGCCCAGGTAGTGAGAGGACTGAGGGGGACCAACCTAGCACTGGAGAGACACCTAGAGGAGCTCTTCAAGCAGAGGGGGGTTGAGCTTTGA
- the LOC116359562 gene encoding lithostathine-1-beta-like — protein MKTWEEALEYCRDHYTDLPSLLSETEHLQAQSKIEGAQTDHVWMGLIFLAREWLWVNGDHLEYQAWSGGELPHCPAQYLHCGTLTRDGEHWGTRNCEERRNFLCYRA, from the coding sequence ATGAAGACGTGGGAGGAGGCTCTGGAGTACTGCAGGGATCACTACACCGACCTCCCCAGCCTGCTCTCTGAAACTGAACATCTCCAGGCCCAGAGTAAGATAGAGGGTGCCCAGACCGACCATGTGTGGATGGGTCTGATCTTCCTGGCCAGAGAATGGCTGTGGGTGAACGGGGACCACCTGGAGTACCAGGCCTGGTCTGGCGGGGAGCTACCCCACTGCCCCGCCCAATACCTCCACTGTGGGACCCTGACCAGAGATGGGGAGCACTGGGGAACCAGGaactgtgaggagaggaggaacttCCTCTGCTACAGAGCGTGA
- the LOC109880821 gene encoding guanosine-3',5'-bis(diphosphate) 3'-pyrophosphohydrolase MESH1 isoform X1, whose product MSSEAVILLETVNFAAEKHRNQRRKDAEQTPYINHPIGVARILSHEGGITDIEVLQAALLHDTVEDTDTSIGELQAIFGQTVARIVQEVTDDKALPKHERKRQQVEHAPHASHQAKLVKLADKLYNLRDLNRCTPTGWSAERVQEYFVWAAQVVRGLRGTNPALERHLEELFKQRGVEL is encoded by the exons ATGAGTTCGGAAGCGGTCATTCTGTTGGAGACTGTCAACTTCGCTGCTGAAAAGCACCGCAATCAACGACGTAAAGACGCTGAACAAACGCCATATATCAACCACCCAATAG GAGTGGCAAGGATCCTAAGCCATGAAGGTGGGATCACAGACATTGAAGTTTTGCAA GCAGCTTTGCTCCATGACACAGTGGAGGACACTGACACCAGCATAGGAGAACTACAGGCCATCTTTGGGCAAACGGTGGCTCGAATTGTTCAGGAAGTGACAGATGATAAGGCGCTACCCAAGCATGAGAGGAAACGTCAGCAGGTGGAGCATGCACCTCACGCCAGCCACCAGGCCAAACTGGTCAAACTGGCTGACAAACTGTACAACCTGAGGGACCTGAACCGCTGCACACCTACAG GTTGGTCGGCAGAGCGTGTTCAGGAGTACTTTGTGTGGGCAGCCCAGGTAGTGAGAGGACTGAGGGGGACCAACCCAGCACTGGAGAGACACCTAGAGGAGCTCTTCAAGCAGAGGGGGGTTGAGCTTTGA
- the LOC109880821 gene encoding guanosine-3',5'-bis(diphosphate) 3'-pyrophosphohydrolase MESH1 isoform X2, translating into MSSEAVILLETVNFAAEKHRNQRRKDAEQTPYINHPIGVARILSHEGGITDIEVLQAALLHDTVEDTDTSIGELQAIFGQTVARIVQEVTDDKALPKHERKRQQVEHAPHASHQAKLVKLADKLYNLRDLNRCTPTGRKTI; encoded by the exons ATGAGTTCGGAAGCGGTCATTCTGTTGGAGACTGTCAACTTCGCTGCTGAAAAGCACCGCAATCAACGACGTAAAGACGCTGAACAAACGCCATATATCAACCACCCAATAG GAGTGGCAAGGATCCTAAGCCATGAAGGTGGGATCACAGACATTGAAGTTTTGCAA GCAGCTTTGCTCCATGACACAGTGGAGGACACTGACACCAGCATAGGAGAACTACAGGCCATCTTTGGGCAAACGGTGGCTCGAATTGTTCAGGAAGTGACAGATGATAAGGCGCTACCCAAGCATGAGAGGAAACGTCAGCAGGTGGAGCATGCACCTCACGCCAGCCACCAGGCCAAACTGGTCAAACTGGCTGACAAACTGTACAACCTGAGGGACCTGAACCGCTGCACACCTACAG GACGTAAAACAATATAG